The following coding sequences are from one Prionailurus viverrinus isolate Anna chromosome D2, UM_Priviv_1.0, whole genome shotgun sequence window:
- the MYOZ1 gene encoding myozenin-1, which produces MPLSGTPAPNKKRKSSKLIMELTGGRQESSGLNLGKKISVPRDVMLEELSLLTNRGSKMFKLRQMRVEKFIYENHPDVFSDSSMDHFQKFLPTVGGQLGTAGQGFSYSKGSSGGQAGGSGSARQYGSDQQHHQGSGSGSGGTSGPGGQNGKGRTAGTAGVGETGTGDQTGGEGKHITVFKTYISPWERAMGVDPQQKVELGIDLLAYGAKAELPKYKSFNRTAMPYGGYEKASKRMTFQMPKFDLGPLLSEPLVLYNQNLSNRPSFNRTPIPWLSSGEPVDYNVDIGIPLDGETEEL; this is translated from the exons ATGCCACTCTCAGGAACCCCAGCCCCAAACAAGAAGAGGAAATCCAGTAAGCTGATCATGGAACTAACTGGAG GTCGACAGGAGAGCTCAGGCCTGAACCTGGGCAAGAAGATCAGTGTCCCAAGGGATGTGATGTTGGAAGAGCTGTCGCTGCTCACTAATAGGGGCTCCAAGATGTTCAAACTGCGGCAGATGAGGGTAGAGAAATTTATTTATGAGAACCACCCTGATGTCTTCTCTGACAGCTCAATG GATCACTTCCAAAAGTTCCTTCCCACAGTTGGGGGACAGCTGGGCACAGCTGGTCAGGGATTCTCCTACAGCAAAGGCAGCAGTGGAGGCCAGGCAGGGGGAAGTGGCTCTGCCAGACAGTATGGCTCTGACCAGCAGCACCATCAGGGCTCTGGGTCTGGATCTGGGGGTACAAGTGGTCCTGGGGGCCAGAATGGCAAAGGAAGAACTGCTGGAACAGCAGGGGTTGGCGAGACAGGAACAG GAGACCAGACAGGTGGAGAAGGAAAACATATCACTGTGTTCAAGACCTATATTTCCCCATGGGAGCGAGCTATGGGGGTTGACCCTCAGCAAAAAGTGGAACTTGGCATCGACCTGCTGGCCTATGGGGCCAAAGCTGAGCTTCCCAAATATAAGTCCTTCAACAG GACGGCAATGCCTTATGGTGGATATGAGAAGGCCTCCAAACGCATGACCTTCCAGATGCCCAAGTTTGACCTGGGGCCCCTACTGAGTGAACCCCTGGTCCTTTACAACCAGAATCTCTCCAACAGGCCTTCTTTTAATCGAACCCCTATTCCCTGGCTGAGCTCTGGGGAGCCAGTAGACTACAATGTGGATATTGGCATCCCCTTGGATGGAGAAACAGAGGAGCTGTGA